The window GGCGAAATTAGGTGTGTATTGATGTAATCTTTTAAATGCTCTGCCGAAAGCTTCAATGGTCAAATCATCTGCATCATCTTTATTCCCCACCATTTTCAACATCATAAAATAAACGGATTCCCTATACCGATGTAACAACTCCGCATAGGCTTTCTGATCGCCCTGATTGAGCGCAGCCTGAACCAGTTTATAATCATAAACGGCTTTGGTTGTTAGTTTATCGGTATTTTCTAATTCGTCCATTTATTTGGCTTGTGAAACATTTTTGAAATGTGAAAAACAGGATACGTTGCTAAAAGAACGATTTCGTAGAAGAATGACAAAGCCCAAAGGTCGGGTTCATTAAACTTCTTTGCGGCTTTATTAAAGATAATCATTTGAAACATTATTTTCAATAAAAAAAGACCAAGCCCTACCAAAACGGTGCCCTTAAAGCAAAAAAGAACGACCAATGTGGCATAAAACAAGTACTTTAAAGCAAATGAGGCTCCAATTTTTGCCCTTGAAGAAGAAGTATAATGCGGCGCAGTGGTTAAATGACGCATCTTCTGACGTCGCCAATCACCAAAATTTGTTTTTGCTTTTGAATAGGTGATGGAATGATGACTAATACACACATTGGTGTTTTCAGGAGTTGCCGCTTCATTCACAAATAAATCATCATCACCGGATGTAATGTGGTAATGACTTGAAAATCCTTTATGCTTGAAAAATAAAGATTTTTTATAAGCCAGATTCCTGCCCACTCCCATGTAAGCCTTTCCTTTCATGGCGGCTGTCATGTATTCAAGCGCAATTAAAAAAGAATCGAAACGAATGAGTGTATTTAAAAAACCCTTTGTTTTGATGTATGCTCCATATCCTAGTACAATTTCTTTTTTGGTTGTGAATCCTGCAGCCATTTCGCTCAACCAATTGTCGGAGGAAGGATAACAATCCGCATCGGTAAATAACATGTTTTCATATTTCGCACCTTTAATCCCAACCATTACAGCGAATTTTTTACCATGCTTATAATACGCATCCTCTTTAATATTTACTTTACGAAGGTTTGGGAAAATCTTCGCGAACTCATCTATAACGGTCTCCGTATTATCCCACGAGCAATCATTCACCACAATTACTTCATATTCGGGATACTCTTGCGTTAATATTTTAGGTAAAAATTCTGTGAGATTTTCATCCTCATTACGGGCACAAATAATCACCGAAACAGGCTCTCTTCCGTCAGATCCACCACTATGTGTTGTTTTTAAAGCCGCCACCGGCCAGTAAGCCATAAAGTAATAAATGATAAGGGCCAAAAACACCAAAAATCCGGCAATGGCCAATATTTCTTCCAACCCAAATTGTTTAAATTCCGGATACCACATATCTCACAAATTTACCTGCACAGCCAAAGCCAAATAAAGATATCTTTGCATTTATTAAACAAAGAAATTAACAATTATCCCTTCCAAATGCAGAACATAAAAGCTGTAATATTTGACATGGATGGTGTGCTGATTGATTCAGAACCACTTTGGCGCCTAGCTATGATAAAGGGGTTTAATGATATTGGTATAGATTTTACCGATGAAGACTGCCGGAAAACAACCGGGATGCGATTCAAAGAAGTAGTAAAACATTGGTTTTTTCACCATAATATCCGTCACATTGAGCCGGAGGAACTCGATAAAAATGTAATTAATCATCTCATAGAACTCATTCACGCAAAGGGAATGCCAATTGATGGTGCTCCACAATTATTAGAGCATTTAAAAAAACTCCATTTACCTATAGGATTAGCTACTTCCTCTTCGCATGCACTGATGGACGCTGTTCTAACAAAAATTCAATCGCGACACTATTTTAAATCGGTAGTTTCTGCTGAGTTTTTGAAATACGGAAAGCCACATCCTGAAGTCTTTTTAAAATGCGCTGAGGAATTAAGCATTGACCCGCAAAACTGCTTAGTGATTGAGGATTCGGTGAACGGTGTTATTTCAGCTAAAGCGGCGCATATGAAAGTTGTAGCTGTGCCTGATAAAGAGCATTTTGATGACCCGCGCTTTGTATTGGCCGATTATAAACTCAATAGCTTGAAAGATATTATTAAATTATTCTAAATTCCCTTTAAATAGAGCCTTATAGCTTACATTTGTATACCTTGAAATTTACTGTCCAAAATACCGACCCCAACAGCAAAGCCCGTGCCGGTTTGTTGGAAACTGATCACGGTCCGATTCAAACTCCCATTTTTATGCCGGTTGGTACAGCAGGAACCGTTAAGGCGGTACACCAACGTGAATTGAAAGAGGATATTCATGCTCAAATTATTTTAGGAAATACCTATCATTTGTATTTACGTCCTGGATTGCAGGTACTGGAAAATGCGGGTGGATTACACAAATTTAACGGATGGGATAAACCAATTTTAACCGACAGTGGAGGTTACCAGATATTTTCTTTAGCACATAAACGAAAACTGACCGAAGAAGGTGCGGCTTTTACTTCGCACATTGATGGAAGTAAGCATTTTTTTACGCCGGAAAGTGTAATGGATATTGAACGCACCATTGGTGCGGATATCATTATGGCTTTTGACGAATGTACGCCCTACCCTTGCGAATTCAAATACGCAAAAGACTCGATGGGCATGACACATCGTTGGCTCGACAGATGTGTGAAGCAATTCAGAAGTACAGAACCAAAATACGGTTACAATCAGGAATTATTTCCAATTGTGCAGGGAAGTGTATATAAAGATTTACGGATACAAAGTGCAGAATACATTGCGAGTAAAGATTGTTTTGGAAATGCGATTGGCGGATTAAGTGTGGGAGAACCTGCTGAAGATATGTACGCCATGACTGAAGTTGTGTGTAATATTTTACCTTGGGAAAAACCGCGTTATTTAATGGGTGTAGGAACGCCAGTCAATATTTTGGAAAGCATTGCACTTGGCATTGATATGTTTGATTGCGTGATGCCAACGCGCAATGCCCGTCACGGTTTGTTATTTACTAAAAATGGCATCATCAATATTAAAAACGAAAAATGGAAAAATGATTTTTCACCTATTGATGACAGCAGCGAATGTTTTACCGATCAACAATACACCAAAGCTTATTTAAGACATTTATTGCAATGCGGTGAAATATTGGCATCGCAAATTGCAAGTGTGCATAATTTACATTTCTATTTGTGGTTAGTGGGCGAAGCAAGAAAACGAATTATTGATGGTACTTTTTACGAATGGAAAAACAAAATGGTAATTCAATTAAATCAACGCTTATAAATTGCTGACGATAATAGATAAATATATCTTAAAGAAGTTTTTGGGAACCTTCGTGTTCTCAATCTCACTTATTCTCGCCATATTTATTGTTTTCGATATCAAGGAAAAGATTCAAACATTCGTTACTGATAATATTCCTTTAAAGGAAATTATTGTGGATTATTATTGCATGTTTATTCCTGTGTATGGGAATATGTTTAGTCCGCTTTTTACATTTATCTCCATCATTTTCTTCACTTCAAAAATGGCGCACCGCACCGAATTTGTTGCCATTTTAAGTTCCGGTGCAGGCTTTAACCGAATTTTAAAACCGTATTTAATTGGAGCTTTCATCATTGGATTTAGTTCTCTCTTGCTTAATCATTTCATCATCCCCTTAGCTCAAAAAAAGAAAATTGGTTTTGAAGACAAATGGATAAATAAAAATTACATCTCAGATGATAAAAATGTACATAAAATAATTGGTCCAAATAAAGTTCTGTATCTCGAATCGTATCAAATTAAAAGCAACACTGCTTTTAAAGTTTCCATTGAGCAATTTGTGAATAATCGCCAAACATACATACTTAAAGCTGAAAAAATGAGTTGGGATACCATTGGCAAACAATGGATATTAATAAATGCGTTTGAGCGACAAGTAACACAACAAGAACGTTTAGATACGTTGACTTTCCAGAAACCAATTCATAAAGAAATTCATCAAACCTACGACACCTTGCGAATAAAAATAGATTTTACGCCGGCCGATATGTGGCGATACGAAAGTAAGATTGAAGTGATGCCCTATTTTGAATTAAAAAATTACATTATCAAAGAGAAACAAAAAGGCTCTAATCTAATCGAGTTTTTTGAAGTGGAACAATACAGGAGAACTTCTTTTCCATTCGCGACTTTTATTCTCACCATTATTGGTGTGGCTATTTCCTCTCGTAAAGTGCGCGGTGGTGTAGGTATTCAAATTGCTTTGGGATTATTTTTAAGTTGTATTTATATCATGTTGATGTACATCTTCACCACCATAGCAACAACAGGATTTGCATCGCCTATGCTGGCAGTATGGACGCCCAATATTATTTTCTCATTTGTCGCTTTCTATTTTTATAAAACGGCACAACAATAAAATTAAATACCATGAAAAAAACACTTATTAAAAATGCAACAGTAGTCAACGAAGGCATTATTGGTAATTACGATATTTTAATTGAAAACAACATCATCGCCCGTATAGAACCGGAGATTGATGAGCAAGGTGCAAAGGAAATTAATGCGGAAGGATTGCATTTATTTCCCGGTATAATCGATGATCAGGTGCATTTTCGTGAACCCGGATTAACACATAAGGGCGAAATTTACACCGAAGCGAAAGCTGCAGTAGCCGGAGGCGTTACCAGTTTCATGGAACAACCCAATACCAAACCACCGGCCATTACCATTGAGGAATTAGAAAAAAAATACGCACGTGCAGCCGAGTGTTCTTTAGCCAACTATTCCTTTTTAATGGGGACAACCAATGACAACATTGAGGAATTAAAAAAATGTGATTACAGCAAAGTAGCCGGTGTGAAAATCTTCATGGGCTCCTCAACCGGAAATATGTTGGTAGATAATGTTAAGACCTTAGA is drawn from Bacteroidota bacterium and contains these coding sequences:
- the tgt gene encoding tRNA guanosine(34) transglycosylase Tgt — protein: MKFTVQNTDPNSKARAGLLETDHGPIQTPIFMPVGTAGTVKAVHQRELKEDIHAQIILGNTYHLYLRPGLQVLENAGGLHKFNGWDKPILTDSGGYQIFSLAHKRKLTEEGAAFTSHIDGSKHFFTPESVMDIERTIGADIIMAFDECTPYPCEFKYAKDSMGMTHRWLDRCVKQFRSTEPKYGYNQELFPIVQGSVYKDLRIQSAEYIASKDCFGNAIGGLSVGEPAEDMYAMTEVVCNILPWEKPRYLMGVGTPVNILESIALGIDMFDCVMPTRNARHGLLFTKNGIINIKNEKWKNDFSPIDDSSECFTDQQYTKAYLRHLLQCGEILASQIASVHNLHFYLWLVGEARKRIIDGTFYEWKNKMVIQLNQRL
- the hxpB gene encoding hexitol phosphatase HxpB, giving the protein MQNIKAVIFDMDGVLIDSEPLWRLAMIKGFNDIGIDFTDEDCRKTTGMRFKEVVKHWFFHHNIRHIEPEELDKNVINHLIELIHAKGMPIDGAPQLLEHLKKLHLPIGLATSSSHALMDAVLTKIQSRHYFKSVVSAEFLKYGKPHPEVFLKCAEELSIDPQNCLVIEDSVNGVISAKAAHMKVVAVPDKEHFDDPRFVLADYKLNSLKDIIKLF
- a CDS encoding LptF/LptG family permease; this translates as MLTIIDKYILKKFLGTFVFSISLILAIFIVFDIKEKIQTFVTDNIPLKEIIVDYYCMFIPVYGNMFSPLFTFISIIFFTSKMAHRTEFVAILSSGAGFNRILKPYLIGAFIIGFSSLLLNHFIIPLAQKKKIGFEDKWINKNYISDDKNVHKIIGPNKVLYLESYQIKSNTAFKVSIEQFVNNRQTYILKAEKMSWDTIGKQWILINAFERQVTQQERLDTLTFQKPIHKEIHQTYDTLRIKIDFTPADMWRYESKIEVMPYFELKNYIIKEKQKGSNLIEFFEVEQYRRTSFPFATFILTIIGVAISSRKVRGGVGIQIALGLFLSCIYIMLMYIFTTIATTGFASPMLAVWTPNIIFSFVAFYFYKTAQQ
- a CDS encoding glycosyltransferase, with translation MWYPEFKQFGLEEILAIAGFLVFLALIIYYFMAYWPVAALKTTHSGGSDGREPVSVIICARNEDENLTEFLPKILTQEYPEYEVIVVNDCSWDNTETVIDEFAKIFPNLRKVNIKEDAYYKHGKKFAVMVGIKGAKYENMLFTDADCYPSSDNWLSEMAAGFTTKKEIVLGYGAYIKTKGFLNTLIRFDSFLIALEYMTAAMKGKAYMGVGRNLAYKKSLFFKHKGFSSHYHITSGDDDLFVNEAATPENTNVCISHHSITYSKAKTNFGDWRRQKMRHLTTAPHYTSSSRAKIGASFALKYLFYATLVVLFCFKGTVLVGLGLFLLKIMFQMIIFNKAAKKFNEPDLWALSFFYEIVLLATYPVFHISKMFHKPNKWTN